The Deltaproteobacteria bacterium DNA window GTTCGGTGTTCCTTCTGGCGGGGACCTGCTGCCCGAACCGGGCTATTCCCGGGACGGGTTGCTTTGAGCTGCTTCTCTGTTTACCCCCTCCTGCATTACCTTCTGCACCCTCTCTACCAGCTCGTGTATCCGGCCCGTCCCGTATCCATCCGTTTCTATCGGCGAAAATATTTCAACTTCGATCGTCCCGGGGTTGATCCTGAAGGTGCCCTTCCTCATGATGTCACCGCTTCCCCTGATGGCTACCGGGACGATGGGAAATCCGCTGTGCAGGGCGATGTGAAAGCCTCCCTTCTTGAGGGGTAACAGGTCACCCGATTTGCTCCTCGTTCCTTCCGGGAATATCATGATCGATGCGTTGCCGGAAAGACGGGAGAGGGAGTTCTTGAGGCTCTCTATTGCCTGGGACCGGTTTCCCCGGTCCACCAGGATGTGGCCGATCGACTTTACCGCCCACCCAAAAAAGGGTACTTTTGCGAGTTCTTTCTTGTACACCCATCTCATCTGGTTGGGGAGGGCCATGGCCACGGCGGGAATGTCGAAGTAAGACACGTGGTTCGACATGAACACGTATTGCCCGTTCGGATCTATATTCTCGATTCCCTTGACCCGTAATTTGACGAAACAGGTCTTCAGGGAGAGCACACAGTATATCTTGGAAAGGCTGTAGGCTGTGTTCTGGATTCCCGGAATCCGGACGATGAGAACGAGCAACACGATTGCCGAGCCGATTACGAGGGTATAGAAGGCGATGAGAAGCGCCTGGACACACGTTACCAGAATCAATTGCTCTCTCCCCCCCCGCTTGCGAATTTACACAATGAGCGCAGCGGGCAGCTGTTGCACGCGGGTTCCTTCGGCCTGCAGACGCTCTTCCCGAGCCGGATGAGGCTTACGTGGAGTTGCTGCGCCAGGCCTTCCGTGATGCAGGGCTCAACGGCCCTCCGTATCTTTTCGGGCGTGTAGGTATGGGGTACCAGGCCCACGCGCTTTGCGATCCGCTGAATATGCGTGTCGACGGGGAAGGTCTTGCGGCCGAAACTGAACAGCATCACGATGGCAGCCGTTTTATCGCCGATCCCCCTGAATCCCGTGAGGTAGTCAATGGCCTCCTGGGTTGGCACGTCTTTCAAGAAGTCCAGGCTTATCTCCCCCCCCTGCCTTCTCATCCCGGCGAGAGCATCCCGAATCGCGGTGCTTTTCTGATTTGCCAGGCCGGCAACCCGTATCGCCGTGGCGATTTCCGCCGGGGGTGCCGCTGCGATCGCCTCATGGGTGGGAAACCGCTCTTTCAGGGAGGCGTATGCCCGGTCCCGCAGGGGTCCGTTGGTATTCTGGGAGAGGATGGTCCGGATGAGATTGTCCACCGGGTTTTCCCTGTTGCGCTTTGCTCTTCCGGGGGCGTTCCTGATCGAGAGCGCCTCCTCCATCTGCTCAATCTTTTTCTTCACGGCCCTTTTCCATGGAAATTGCAAGGAGGAGCCCTTCTTCCGTAAGCCTGACAGCGGGGGCGAGCTCCCAGTATTCGATGAGCCCCTTGGCCCGGAGGGACCTGACGGCGTCTTCCAGCTCGTGCCTCATGATCCCCGCCTCCTTATCGAGGCCCTTCATGTTGGGCGCTGCACCGGGGCCGAACTCTTTGTAGAAAAGGTAGAGCGCCTGCAGTACCCTTCGTTCCCATTCGTTCGACAGGGGGCTGTCCGCCGGTTTCCTTCTTTTCAGCTTTCCCGATCCTCCATGGTTGCGTCTGTGTGCTTTTTCATGTTCGCCACGATCTTCTCGAGGTTCCTGAGCTTCCGCCACCTCCTGATCGACCCGGGAACCATGGCGAGTATCCCCCCGATAAGCCCCAGGGTTACCGACGCCATTATCACGATGCTCTGCGATGTTTCCCAGACGAATTTCAGAAACCTTACCTGAAGGCTGTTCTGGTTTTGCAGTGCGAAAATTCCAACGCCGCCGATGACGATAAAGACGATCAATAGAGACAGTCTCATGATTTTCTCCCTTTGGAAATTGTTTTTTCGGGAGTGTGTGGTTCGCACATTTCCTTCGCGGGGTCAATCATCGAAGAAATACTTTTCCCGGTCCCTCTCCTTGCCGGGTTTCCTGAGGTTCATCATCTTCTCACGCAGCCCCTCGCATATGCCTTCCATGGGGCACTCTTCCTTGCATGGGTCTATGTGCGTGACCACGTGAGAATCTCCGAGCGAGTCTTCAATTTCCATTTCGAGGTGTTCCGCCAGGCTGTGGGCCTCATCCACCGTCGCGAGCCTGCAGACGACGAGGTGGAAATCTATGTGTTTCATGGAACCGGCGCTGCGCGTCCTCAGGGCGTGGACGTCCACGACCATGGGCCTGTGCCTGTCTATTATATCATTTATGACCTCCTTTACATCCTCGGGCAGTTCCCTGTCGAGGAGGTCGTCGAGCACCCCCTTTATGAGGGGGAACGTCGCCTGAATGATGAATATGCCAACGATGAGCCCGGCAAGGGAGTCGAACAGGGGGTTACCCGTTACCTTGACGAGCAGGAGGGCGATGAGGATGCCAGCACCGGAGTAGACATCCGTCTTGAAGTGCAGAGAGTCCGCCGTGAGGGCGGGAGATCCCGTTTCGCGCCCCGTGCGCTCGATTTTTCGTGCGACGATGAAGCTCACCACGATGGATAAAATCATCGTGCCGATCCCGGCCTCGGTTTGTCTCGGGCCCTGGCCCACGATGAAACGCCGGATCGATTCGTAGATTATCCAGGCACCGATGGCGTTGATGACGGCCACCTGGAATGCCGTTGCCAGCGCCTCTACCTTTCCATGGCCGTAAGGGTGCTCCTTGTCGGGAGGGGCGGCGGATTTTTTCACGGATACCAGGGTTACGGCGGACATGAAAATATCCCCTATGTTGTCTATCGCAGAGGAGAGGACGCCGAGGGACCCCGTGATGATAGCGACGACAAATTTTGCGATGGAGAGAAAAATGCCGGTCCCGAGCGACAGCGTTGCAGCCCTGATTTTCTTTGCCTCGTTTGCCTTTTTCCTGTCGATGTGAGTGGATCCCGTCCCTTCCACGTCCCTTACCACCTGTACGTCCTCACATCCTGGTACCTGGTTGCGATGTAGGTTATCACTGTCGACACGACGCTCACCGTTAGGGCCCCAAAAAGCGCTGTCAGGAATCCTTCGACGCTGAAACCGGGGATCATCCAGTCGACGACTTTGAGCATGAATGCGTTGATAAGGAGGGTAAAGAGGCCGAGGGAAAGGATGTTTATCGGCAGGGTGATGAGAAAGACGGCGGGCTTGATGAAGGCGTTGATGAGCCCGAGTATTATCGCCGCCAGGATACCGTCTCTCACGGAAGCAACGGTGATGCCCGAAAAGCCATAAGAAATGAGCATGATGGAGAAGAAGTTCCCCAGGAGCCTGAACAAAAAACTCTCGAAAATCATGTTTTCTCCACTTTTCTGCAGTCGTGTGTCGGGCTACCGTACATTATAGCCCAATTCTACTCTCCTTTCCCTGAAGAGGCTGGCCGGGGAGAGATACTTTTCCCCCGTTTCCTGAACAGAAGCGGAATGCCAATCAGGGGCAGGAGGCTCAGGGAGAAAAAGGTTACGTCGAAGCCCCCGTATTCAAGGACCATTCCGAGCGCCCCCGATCCTACCACCAGGCCGAGGTCGAAAGCGCCCGTAAAGAGGGCCATGCTTATTCCGCTGTTCTCGGTTCCCGCCTCGTCGACGATCAGCGCCGAGAGGGAGGGGAAGAGAAAACCGTGCCCGATCCCCGTGATGACCGATGCAACGATAAGGATCAGCGTGTCGTTGGAGAACATGAGAAGAGCCGTCCCCGATGCGAGCAGGGAGAGGGAAAGGATGGCGGAAACGTCCTTGTCCACGCTGTCGACCACCTTTCTCCAGACGGTGCGCGTCGAGATGACCGAGAGGGAGTAAAAGAGGAGGAAGATAAAAATCCCGTCGCTGGCCTCTTTGAAGAGAAAAAGAGGGAGGAAGGTGAAGATTCCGCCGAAGGTCGTGCCGAAAATCAGGGCGAGCAGGACGTAGACGAGGATATCCCTGCGGAGAACCTTCAGGACCCCGGAGGGGCCGATACCCGCCTTTTTCACCCGGTCTTTCATCCACAGGGCGGGGAGGGCGGAGGAAAAAGCCACGCATGCCCCCATGAGGAAGAGGGTGTTGAAGCTGAAGGCCGCGATTGTTGCCTCTCCGAGCCAGCCCCCGATGGCGGTGGGTATGAAGAAGGACAACCCGAAGACCCCCAGCGCTTCCGCCCGCCTCTCCTGCGGGGCGTGGGAGGCGATATGGGCGTAGGCGAAGGTGGCGAAAAATGAGTACCCAACGCCCTGGAAGATGCGGTAGAGGTAGAGCATCCCCGAGGGCGCCTGAACGAAGAACCAGGGGAGCGTGGACAGGGAGGCTATGATCGAGCCGCCGATTATGAAACGGACCTTGTTTGTCCTGTCGGCAAGCCAACCCCCCAGGGGTTTGAAGGCAACGGATACGAAGGTTCCCGTGGCCATGACGAATCCGATCCGGGAGGGGCTGAGCCCGATGCTGTCGAGAAAGGGCGGCATGAAGATGAATATCGTCGCGTAGAGGGAGTAGAGGAAATTGGACGCGTTCAGGAGAACATAGTCTCCCGTATAGACGGAACTGTTCCTGCTCATGGGCCGTTGTGAAACGGTTTGAATTCCGGTAATTCGGTATACCACATAATGAGAGACAAAAATACACAGCAAGTTTCATAATTCCGCACACATGGGACCATAAGCCGGCTGCCGGAATGGTACGGAGGGTGGGGACGCCTTTCTGTTCGCGGGCTTTCCCTCCTCATGCGGTGCAGTTGAAGCCTTGCCTTTTTCGCCCAGTTCAAAAATAATAGGTGTAAAGGTTTCCCCAGGGAAGGGCCGGTCATGATTTCGGTAGGGATTGCACAGCTGAATCAGGTGGTGGGTGATTTCACGGGCAACAGCGAGAGGATTGTGCGCAACATTCGGGCGGCCAAATTCCGGGGCGCCGATATCGTCCTCTTTCCCGAGCTCGCCGTTACCGGATACCCGCCGGAAGACCTTCTCCTCAGGCCGGACTTCGTGGAGGAATCGGAGCGGGCCATACGGGACATTGCGGCCGAGACGCAGGACATCCTCGCCGTGGTTGGTTTTGTCCGCAGGGAGGAGCACATCTACAATTCGGCCGCCCTCATCCACAGGGGGAGGATTCACGCCTGCTACGACAAGATGTATCTTCCCAATTACGGCGTCTTCGACGAGAACAGGTACTTTTGCGCCGGCAGGCAACCGCTCGTTTTTTCCTTCCGCGGGGCCAGGATCGGCGTGACCATATGCGAGGACATCTGGCATCCTGACGGGCCGCACGTTGTAGAGGCCGCAGCGGGTGCGGAGATCATCGTGAACATTTCGGCTTCGCCCTATCATTTCGGAAAATGGGAGCAGCGGGAAAAGATGATTTCCACACGGGCGGCCGACACGAAGACCTTTTTCGCCTGGTGCAACATGAGCGGCGGCCAGGACGAGCTGGTGTTTGACGGTGCAAGCATCTTCGTGAACGAAAAGGGCGAGGTGGTGGGGCGCCTCCCCCTCTTCGAGGAAGCCCTGGAAGTTCACACCGTCGAAACTACCGGCGTTTTCCGGGGCAGGCTGCACGACCCCCGGATGCGGGAGGAAGAAAAGAGGATGCGTCTTGCCGGCGAGATTCCGCGCACCGTTGATATTCCCGAGGTGAGGAAATCAAGGAGAAGGAAAAAAACCCGGATGGCCGGCTCTGCAGAGCGCCCCGTTTTGGAGAGGGAGATATTTGACGCCCTCGTCACGGGGACCCGGGATTATGTCAGGAAAAACGGGTTCAAGAAGGCGGTCATCGGCCTCTCGGGGGGAATAGACTCTTCACTCGTTGCCTGCGTGGCCGTGCAGGCTCTCGGGAGGCGAAACGTTATCGGTGTATCCATGCCCTCGGCCGTATCTTTACCCGAGAGCGCGGACGACGCGAGAGAGCTGGCACGGAACCTGGGGATAAAATTTCACCTCCTCCCGATAGAGGGTCTCTTCAACGGTTTCGTCACGGCCCTCGATCCCCTCTTTGCCGGCAGGAAACGGGACGTTACGGAGGAGAACCTCCAGGCAAGAATACGGGGCATGATCCTCATGTCCCTCTCCAACAAGTTTCACCACCTCGTCCTCACCACGGGGAACAAGAGCGAGTTGAGCGTTGGCTACGCGACACTCTACGGCGATATGGCAGGCGGCTTTGCCGTGATAAAAGACGTCTACAAGACGATGGTGTACCGGGTCGCACGCCATTATAACGAAGAGATGAAAAAGAAGGTGATTCCCGAACGGGTATTTGCCAAGGAGCCGTCGGCCGAGCTTCGGCCGGGGCAGAAAGACTCCGACTCACTGCCGCCCTACGAAGTTCTGGATCCCATCCTGATGGAATATATCGAGGAGGACTGCGGGATCGACGAGATCGCGCGGCGGGGATTTCCCCTGGCGACGGTAAAAAAGGTCGTGGCCATGGTGGACAGAAACGAGTACAAGAGACGGCAGTCCCCTCCCGGTGTGCGGATTTCTCAACGGGGCCTCGGAAAGGACCGGCGCATGCCCATCACGAACCGGTTCATCAAAAAAGAGAGAGAATTAAAGAGCCCGCCGCCAAACCCGGATAGCAGCCCCAAATGATCAGCCGGTATTCCGCAATCCGCGTTCCGCATTTCCATGAACTGTAAACTGTGCNNNNNNNNNNNNNNNNNNNNNNNNNNNNNNNNNNNNNNNNNNNNNNNNNNNNNNNNNNNNNNNNNNNNNNNNNNNNNNNNNNNNNNNNNNNNNNNNNNNNNNNNNNNNNNNNNNNNNNNNGTTTCTCGTTTCTCGTTCAACCGGAAACCGTAAACCGTTAACTGTTAACTGTTTTCATTCCGCATTCCGCATTCCGAATTACCGTCTGGCAGCACACCCGCTTTCCCCTCCCCTTTTAGCCTTGATACTCCGGGCTCCCGTTTCCTGTCTCCACCATGATGGTCCGGTACCGCCTGACCCGCACCATCCCCGGCCTCTGGCCGGGAATCTTGCTCACGTCCTTTGCGTCCGCCACGAAGATCTCCACTTTGCCGTCCCGGGCCCCGCCGCTTCTCCTGGCGGCTTCCGCCCCGAAGGTGCGGATCAGCCCGGGGGGTATTTCCCCGGATCGCGGCTTCTTGATGAGCACGTGGCTTCCCGGGTGATGCCTGGCGTGCAGCCACAGGTCCCCGGGCCTTGCGATGCTCTTTACGATGTGGTCGTTTCCCCTGTTGTTCTTGCCGATGTAAACGGTGAACTCCTCTACCTGCTTTTTCTCCACGTGCGCGGCGGAAGATTCCCTTTTTCCCTTTCTCTCTCTTTTCTTCTCCTTCCGGGCCCTCCGTCTCATGTATCCCGATTCGGTCATCTCCCTCTCCAGGTGCGAGAGGTCATCGATGGTCTGCGCTTTCTCCACATAGTACTGGATGCCGTTCAGATATCTGATTTCCTCCTCTATCCGGGGCAGCAATCCCGTCTTCATCGATATCCCCCGCTGCCCCTTCTTGTAGAGCCGGAAATACCGGTTCATGTTCTCCACGGGCGAAAGGGACGGGTCGAGCTCTATCACCACCCGCCGGGGAGGCGTTGTCGAAAAATCCGGCGCGGAAAGCTCCTTCTGCCCCTTTTTCATGATGTGGAGGGATTGCTTCAAAAGCTCACCCTTGACGCCGAACTCTTTCAGTGACTCCAGCTTCAGGATGTCCTCGTTGACCCTCTCTTTCTTTTTCTCCTCCCTTTTTTTTCTCTTGCGGAGGACCGTTAAGAGCTTGTTTTTCATTGAGAGAAACTGCTCCCGCAGGTAGGAGGCGTGAAAAAAGGTATCCGCCGCTTCGTTGGCAGAGTCGAAATACTCTATTTCCCCCGGGACCACCGCCCCGGCGATAACGGGAAGGAGGGTTGTCCTGTCTCTATTCTCCCTCCTCAAGCCCACCCGGTAGCTTCCCTCCCTGTAGGCGCGGATGATTTCTCCGAAAGCGTCGAGCAGCGCCTTTCCGTCCGCATCCCCGCCAGGAGCGACCTGGGATGCTATCTCTTTGGAGATCCCGTAAACGCCTCTCATAATTGCCTGGGGGATGCCGTCCCAGCTGTCGGTAAGAATCTGCCGGCACGTTTCGATGGTCACGCCGGGAAGGAAGGTCTTGGGAAGGGGGGGGAGAGGGCGGTAGGAGATCCCCGAGGCGATCTCCCGGACGCTGGTATCTCTTTCCGTGACGATGTTGAGGGCGTTCAGGATAATCCCGCTTTCATCGAGAAGGATTATGTTCGCGTGCCTTCCGAACAGCTCGGCCACGAGGCGGTGATGTTGTGGCTCGCCATCTTCGCCCCTTGCCTGAAACATCACCGTGAAGGCGCGTTCGAATTCGGTCAGCTCGATGTCCCTGATGCGGGCCCCGCTCAGGTGCTTCCTGAGTGCCTGGCAAAACCTGGGCGGTGACAGGGGATTTTTGAGCTCCTTCCCGGTTATGTGGGCCGAGCAGAGGTGGGGGTGTGCCGAGATCAGGAGGCGGTTGCCGCCCCCGGGCTTCCAGAGCTCGAGGAGAATTTCCCTTTTGCCCGGCTGGTAGACCTTCGACACGAGAGATCCGGGCAGTTTCTCCCTGAGTTCGTCGATAATTTTCTTCAGCACGAAAGAATCCATTTATTTTTCCCCGTCCGTTGGGGTAAGTTTATTGTATGCCCCGTGTCTTGGAAAAGCAAAGGAGAGCGTAGCGATGCCGCTTGCCTCTCTCTCCGGGCTCACGATCTACTACGAGACATACGGCGACGGGATGGATCGGAGCCTGGTCATGATAAACGGTCTCGGCTCCGATCACCGGGAGTGGCTCTACCAGGTCCCCGCCTTCCGGCAGCACTTTCGGGCTGTCCTCTTTGATAACAGGGGTTGTGGGATAAGCGATGTGCCCCCCGGGCCCTACACGACGGACCAGATGGCGGGGGATGTCCGGGACCTTCTCGCCTATCTCGGGATAGAGAGGGCAAGCCTCCTCGGCGTGTCGATGGGGGGATTGATAGCCCAGAAGGTGGCCATCCTCTACCCGGAAGTGGTTGACCGGCTCGTTCTGGCCTGCACGGGTGTTGGAGGGGAGCACTCGGTCAAGCCATCCCCTGCGGCCATGGAAGTTTTCCGGTCCTACAACGAGAGTGACCCGGAGGGATCGCTCAGGGACATGCTCCCGTACCTCTACACCCCTGGCTTCATCGAACGAAATGATCCCGAGGTGGATCGCTTCATCCGCTATGCCCTCGACAGGAAGCAGAATGTAAAAGGGTATATGGCACAGCTTGCAGCGATCTCTACTCACGCCACCTATCACGATCTTTCCCGGATCCGGGCGCAGACCCTCGTCATAACCGGGGATGCGGACAGGCTGATTTTGCCTGAGAACTCCGAGATACTCGCGGCGAACATCCCCGGGGCGAGCCTGGAATTCCTCGCGGGTGCCCCCCACCGGCTTTTCGCCGAGAGGTGGGAGGAGTTCAACGAGAAGGTGCTTGCCTTCCTTACCGGATAAAATAACGGGGCCCTCTCAAGGCGGCACGAAAAAGGGTCGAAAGAAAAGGAGGGTGTCGAACAACTCTCATCGATCAGGGGGTGTATCGAATGAAAGAGGATCGCGTGGGAAATGAAACGTGGCGTGTCTTCAGGATCATGAGCGAATTCGTGGAAGGGTTCGAGTCTTTGCGCAACGTGGGGCCGGCTGTTTCGATATTTGGCAGTTCCCGGATGAAGAGCAGGGATCCCTACTATAAAAAGACGGTGAAAATAGCGGAACTGCTCTCGAAAAGGGGCTTCGCGATCATCTCCGGCGGCGGCCCCGGCATAATGGAGGCGGCGAACAAGGGTGCGAGCAGGGGAAAGGGCCTGTCGATAGGGCTCAACATCGAAATCCCGATCGAGCAGGCGCAAAACACGTATCAGAACAAATCCCTTCACTTCAAGCACTTTTTCGCGAGAAAGGTCATGTTCGTGAAATACGCCGTGGGATACGTCATCATGCCGGGAGGGTTCGGGACCCTCGATGAGTTTTTCGAGTCCCTTACCCTGATGCAGACGGAGAAGATAGACAGGTTTCCCGTCGTGGTCGTGGGTACCGATTACTGGAGGGGCCTGCTGAAGTGGATGAGGAAGACGATGGTGGAGGCGGGGACCGTCGTGAAAGAGGATCTCGACCTTTTCCACGTCACGGACGACCCCGTGAAGGTGGCGGATATCATCGAGAAGAGCTACGAGGAGAGGAACTCCTTCAAGGAAATCCGCCTGTGGGGCATCCCCCTCGAGGGGATAACACCNNNNNNNNNNNNNNNNNNNNNNNNNNNNNNNNNGTTCTGGTCATGCTTTTCGCTTTCCTTAACGAACCGGTTGAATCGAAGGGAAGTTGGCTTGATGGCGAAAAAGATAATCATGTATTCGACGAGCTGGTGTCCCGACTGCCGGGCTGCAAAGAAATTTCTCCAGTCAAAGGGGATCGAGTACGAGGAGGTTGACATCGAAAAGCAGCCCGATGCGGCAGCCGTGGTGATGAAGCTCAACGACGGCATGAAGGTGGTGCCAACCCTGGACATCGAGGGGCACACGGTCATCGGGGACAATTTCAATCCCCTTACGTTCGAGAAGGACCTGAGAGAAGCGGGTGTGCTCTAAACGCCTTCTCTCAGACGGGAATAACGGTGCGCTTCTCCCCCGGACATCGCCCGGGCGCCTGTCGGCGTGAAAACTCCAGACAAGAGAAGGGTCAGGATTTTTTTGACGTCTTGCCGTAGAACAGCGTCAGGTTCTGCGTGATATCCTTGCTTTTGCACGCGGGGCAGCGAGCCAGTTTCCCCTCTTCGAACTCTCTGAACGAGAGCACGAGCTCGAACTCGTTTTTACACTTGTTACAGGTGTAAGAGTAGGTAGGCATACGGTTTCCCCTCCCCTGAGTGGTTGCAGCCAGTGCACCGCTCAGACGATCTTCCCGGATTTCATTATAGCAGAGTGGGGAAATTCATCAAGCAGTTGTTGCCCTGCCTGTTAAACGTACGGTTAATCACAGGGGAAATCCCCGCGCTTTCCGTCCGCCGACGGGGCTAAGTATAAAATACTGATTCTTAAGTCTATTTAAAATGAAAAGTCCGGCGGGGGGGCCGGACTTTTCTGGGAGGAGGGGGGAGGGATTGAGATCCCTCCCGTCTTTCTTGGGGAACTACTCCTTATTCTATAACTGTTTATCTGGTTTGTAAAGGAAAAATTCATATGCCACAAAAGATAATTAAATGATTGATTAACGAGGCCCCCATTGAAGGCGAAAGGGCAGGTTCGCCCGGCAAGCCCCGGACGGGAAGGAATGGATTAAAAAAGTGGTGAAAAAGATTATGCATTTCGTTCGAAGATGGCATCTTAAAAAGTGGGAGCGCTCTTTCCGTATCGGATATATGATAAATATTTTATAATGGTGAATACTCATGGGGATAGCAGAGGAGGTGCATGATGCGTGTCTTTGTGGCGGGGGGGACCGGATTTATCGGGGGCCATCTCGTGAAAAAGCTAAAAGACGACGGGCACGATGTCCGGATGCTCGTTCGGAAGGGTTCGGTGCACCGGATTCCCCGGGAGGTAAGGGATCACGTCGAGCGGGTCGAGGGGGATGCCTTCGACGTGGGTGAGCTGCTTCAGGGGGTTGCCGGGTGCGATGCCGTTATCAATCTTATCGGTATCATACGGGATTTCCCCTCCAGGGGGGTGACCTTCGAGAAACTGCACTTCAACGCCACGAAGAATATCGCCGATGCCGCGCGGGAAAAGGGGGTCAGTCGCTTTGTCCAGATGAGCGCGCTCGGTGCCGACTGGGATGAGAAGACGGAATACTTCCGCACCAAGTGGAAGGCGGACCAGTACCTGATCGACCGCGATTTTCACTACACGATCTTTCGGCCCTCCGTCGTTTTCGGCGATGGAGACGGATTCGTAAGTACCCTGGTGTCGCTCATAAAACAGTCACCCTTCGCGGTCATACCCGGGGATGGCACGTACCCCCTCCAGCCGGTTTTCGTGGGTGACGTGGTGACGGCTTTCTCCCGGGCGCTGGTTACGGAGGAGGCGGTCAACAGGGTGTATACCGTGACGGGCCCCGAGGTTTTCACCTACAGGGAAATACTGGCAGAGATCCTCCGTGCCATGGGAAAGCGGCGCCGTTCGATCAACCTTCCCCTTCCCCTGATAAACCC harbors:
- a CDS encoding zinc ribbon domain-containing protein; its protein translation is MPTYSYTCNKCKNEFELVLSFREFEEGKLARCPACKSKDITQNLTLFYGKTSKKS
- a CDS encoding NAD(P)H-binding protein, producing MRVFVAGGTGFIGGHLVKKLKDDGHDVRMLVRKGSVHRIPREVRDHVERVEGDAFDVGELLQGVAGCDAVINLIGIIRDFPSRGVTFEKLHFNATKNIADAAREKGVSRFVQMSALGADWDEKTEYFRTKWKADQYLIDRDFHYTIFRPSVVFGDGDGFVSTLVSLIKQSPFAVIPGDGTYPLQPVFVGDVVTAFSRALVTEEAVNRVYTVTGPEVFTYREILAEILRAMGKRRRSINLPLPLINPFVILLERFSFFPLTYDQLYMLTRGSVGDNRAFVEDFGISLRTFYEYLFERFDRRGVAVKIE